In Porites lutea chromosome 7, jaPorLute2.1, whole genome shotgun sequence, a single window of DNA contains:
- the LOC140942734 gene encoding uncharacterized protein isoform X3: MADLTGVAEVEVEVETMVEPHQEVQIETQPMIALQPLTEPENEEIVVQTTEEVIEESKHAIVEEVSISTTPSGKQRKSRGTRTKEEKKAQQEELNQSPDFTEYMTGKKIPPGGLPGIDLSDPKQLAEFARMRPKKMKEEEGARTIACPHKGCTKMFRDNSAMRKHLHTHGPRVHVCAECGKAFVESSKLKRHQLVHTGEKPFQCTFEGCGKRFSLDFNLRTHVRIHTGDRPYVCPFDSCNKRFAQSTNLKSHILTHAKGGK, translated from the exons ATGGCCGACTTAACTGGTGTGGCAGAAGTCGAAGTTGAGGTGGAAACTATGGTTGAACCTCACCAAGAAGTTCAGATTGAGACACAGCCGATGATAGCCCTTCAGCCTCTGACCGAGCCTGAGAACGAAGAAATCGTAGTTCAAACAACGGAAGAAGTTATCGAGGAGTCAAAACACGCCATCGTTGAAGAAGTGTCTATTTCTACGACGCCTTCAGGCAAACAGAGAAAAAGCAGAGGAACAAGGACTAAAG aagagaaaaaagctcaACAGGAGGAATTGAATCAGTCTCCCGACTTTACGGAGTACATGACAGGGAAGAAGATACCTCCTGGAGGCCTTCCTGGAATTGATTTAAGTGATCCAAAGCAGTTAGCAGAGTTTGCAAG AATGAGGCCCAAGAAAATGAAGGAAGAGGAAGGAGCCAGAACGATAGCATGTCCACATAAA GGTTGTACAAAGATGTTTAGAGATAATTCTGCAATGCGAAAACACTTACATACTCATGGGCCACGAGTTCACGTCTGTGCAGAATGTGGCAAG GCTTTTGTGGAAAGTTCGAAGCTCAAAAGACACCAGCTTGTTCATACTGGAGAAAAACCTTTCCAG TGCACATTTGAAGGCTGTGGAAAAAGATTTTCTCTGGATTTTAACCTTCGAACCCATGTTCGCATTCACACAGGTGACCGCCCATATGTCTGCCCTTTTGACTCCTGTAATAAAAGGTTTGCGCAGTCAACAAACCTCAAGTCACACATCTTGACACACGCAAAAGGAGGAAAATAG
- the LOC140942734 gene encoding uncharacterized protein isoform X2 yields the protein MADLTGVAEVEVEVETMVEPHQEVQIETQPMIALQPLTEPENEEIVVQTTEEVIEESKHAIVEEVSISTTPSGKQRKSRGTRTKGLGRSGKGHVNSTTSSASNASNSERGGGNGESERSEEKKAQQEELNQSPDFTEYMTGKKIPPGGLPGIDLSDPKQLAEFARMRPKKMKEEEGARTIACPHKGCTKMFRDNSAMRKHLHTHGPRVHVCAECGKAFVESSKLKRHQLVHTGEKPFQCTFEGCGKRFSLDFNLRTHVRIHTGDRPYVCPFDSCNKRFAQSTNLKSHILTHAKGGK from the exons ATGGCCGACTTAACTGGTGTGGCAGAAGTCGAAGTTGAGGTGGAAACTATGGTTGAACCTCACCAAGAAGTTCAGATTGAGACACAGCCGATGATAGCCCTTCAGCCTCTGACCGAGCCTGAGAACGAAGAAATCGTAGTTCAAACAACGGAAGAAGTTATCGAGGAGTCAAAACACGCCATCGTTGAAGAAGTGTCTATTTCTACGACGCCTTCAGGCAAACAGAGAAAAAGCAGAGGAACAAGGACTAAAGGTCTGGGCAGATCGGGAAAGGGTCATGTTAACTCTACTACATCGAGTGCGTCAAACGCCTCGAACAGTGAGAGAGGGGGTGGTAATGGAGAAAGTGAACGCTCAG aagagaaaaaagctcaACAGGAGGAATTGAATCAGTCTCCCGACTTTACGGAGTACATGACAGGGAAGAAGATACCTCCTGGAGGCCTTCCTGGAATTGATTTAAGTGATCCAAAGCAGTTAGCAGAGTTTGCAAG AATGAGGCCCAAGAAAATGAAGGAAGAGGAAGGAGCCAGAACGATAGCATGTCCACATAAA GGTTGTACAAAGATGTTTAGAGATAATTCTGCAATGCGAAAACACTTACATACTCATGGGCCACGAGTTCACGTCTGTGCAGAATGTGGCAAG GCTTTTGTGGAAAGTTCGAAGCTCAAAAGACACCAGCTTGTTCATACTGGAGAAAAACCTTTCCAG TGCACATTTGAAGGCTGTGGAAAAAGATTTTCTCTGGATTTTAACCTTCGAACCCATGTTCGCATTCACACAGGTGACCGCCCATATGTCTGCCCTTTTGACTCCTGTAATAAAAGGTTTGCGCAGTCAACAAACCTCAAGTCACACATCTTGACACACGCAAAAGGAGGAAAATAG
- the LOC140942734 gene encoding uncharacterized protein isoform X1 has product MADLTGVAEVEVEVETMVEPHQEVQIETQPMIALQPLTEPENEEIVVQTTEEVIEESKHAIVEEVSISTTPSGKQRKSRGTRTKGLGRSGKGHVNSTTSSASNASNSERGGGNGESERSGTRKWEQKQVQIKTLEGEFAVTMWASEEKKAQQEELNQSPDFTEYMTGKKIPPGGLPGIDLSDPKQLAEFARMRPKKMKEEEGARTIACPHKGCTKMFRDNSAMRKHLHTHGPRVHVCAECGKAFVESSKLKRHQLVHTGEKPFQCTFEGCGKRFSLDFNLRTHVRIHTGDRPYVCPFDSCNKRFAQSTNLKSHILTHAKGGK; this is encoded by the exons ATGGCCGACTTAACTGGTGTGGCAGAAGTCGAAGTTGAGGTGGAAACTATGGTTGAACCTCACCAAGAAGTTCAGATTGAGACACAGCCGATGATAGCCCTTCAGCCTCTGACCGAGCCTGAGAACGAAGAAATCGTAGTTCAAACAACGGAAGAAGTTATCGAGGAGTCAAAACACGCCATCGTTGAAGAAGTGTCTATTTCTACGACGCCTTCAGGCAAACAGAGAAAAAGCAGAGGAACAAGGACTAAAGGTCTGGGCAGATCGGGAAAGGGTCATGTTAACTCTACTACATCGAGTGCGTCAAACGCCTCGAACAGTGAGAGAGGGGGTGGTAATGGAGAAAGTGAACGCTCAGGTACGCGCAAATGGGAACAAAAGCAAGTACAAATAAAGACTCTTGAAGGCGAATTCGCCGTCACAATGTGGGCGTCGG aagagaaaaaagctcaACAGGAGGAATTGAATCAGTCTCCCGACTTTACGGAGTACATGACAGGGAAGAAGATACCTCCTGGAGGCCTTCCTGGAATTGATTTAAGTGATCCAAAGCAGTTAGCAGAGTTTGCAAG AATGAGGCCCAAGAAAATGAAGGAAGAGGAAGGAGCCAGAACGATAGCATGTCCACATAAA GGTTGTACAAAGATGTTTAGAGATAATTCTGCAATGCGAAAACACTTACATACTCATGGGCCACGAGTTCACGTCTGTGCAGAATGTGGCAAG GCTTTTGTGGAAAGTTCGAAGCTCAAAAGACACCAGCTTGTTCATACTGGAGAAAAACCTTTCCAG TGCACATTTGAAGGCTGTGGAAAAAGATTTTCTCTGGATTTTAACCTTCGAACCCATGTTCGCATTCACACAGGTGACCGCCCATATGTCTGCCCTTTTGACTCCTGTAATAAAAGGTTTGCGCAGTCAACAAACCTCAAGTCACACATCTTGACACACGCAAAAGGAGGAAAATAG